One segment of Deltaproteobacteria bacterium DNA contains the following:
- the dsrJ gene encoding sulfate reduction electron transfer complex DsrMKJOP subunit DsrJ has product MYDAGKIITGLLIGIGLVSFPFWYNQGKAAPPPELKMDTPVIQQMKEKQCIEPTPYMRANHMELIDSWRNAVVREGGRLYVASDGKKYLMSLSNTCLHCHSNKDKFCDRCHSYTGVSPACWSCHVVPKEMKG; this is encoded by the coding sequence ATGTATGATGCTGGAAAAATCATCACCGGGCTGCTGATCGGCATTGGTTTGGTATCCTTTCCTTTCTGGTATAACCAGGGTAAAGCCGCTCCTCCGCCCGAACTGAAGATGGACACGCCGGTAATCCAGCAGATGAAGGAAAAGCAGTGCATAGAGCCTACCCCTTACATGAGAGCGAATCATATGGAGCTGATCGATTCCTGGAGAAATGCGGTTGTTCGTGAAGGCGGCCGCCTTTATGTGGCCTCCGACGGGAAGAAGTATCTGATGAGTCTTTCCAATACGTGCCTACACTGCCACTCCAACAAGGATAAATTTTGTGACCGCTGCCATAGCTATACCGGGGTCTCTCCGGCCTGTTGGAGTTGTCATGTCGTCCCCAAGGAGATGAAGGGATGA
- a CDS encoding 4Fe-4S dicluster domain-containing protein has protein sequence MKSSRRTFLKITGLSLMGWGAKPVLEVLARNESSKILKPPEALKAKRWAMVINSRRCPHGCTDCIQACHNIHNVPDFGNEKDEIKWIWHERFGDAFPGQEHPYIQAGVKERPVLVLCNHCENPPCVRVCPTQATFKRAEDGIVMMDYHRCIGCRFCIAGCPYGARSMNYRDPRPFIKKINPAFPTRTKGVVEKCNFCVERLAAGLLPACVVACKEKALFFGDLGNPDSDVRKLLRAHFTIRRKPELGTQPQVYYIV, from the coding sequence ATGAAAAGCAGCCGGAGAACATTTTTAAAAATAACCGGACTTTCCTTAATGGGCTGGGGAGCCAAGCCGGTGCTGGAGGTCCTGGCCAGGAATGAATCCTCCAAGATCCTCAAGCCTCCGGAAGCCCTGAAAGCCAAACGATGGGCCATGGTGATAAACTCACGGAGATGTCCCCACGGCTGTACGGATTGCATCCAAGCCTGCCACAATATCCATAATGTTCCAGATTTCGGCAACGAGAAGGATGAGATTAAATGGATATGGCATGAGCGGTTTGGGGATGCTTTTCCGGGCCAAGAACATCCTTACATCCAGGCCGGTGTCAAGGAGAGACCGGTCCTTGTCCTCTGCAATCATTGCGAAAATCCTCCCTGTGTCCGGGTGTGTCCTACGCAGGCGACCTTCAAGCGCGCAGAGGACGGAATCGTCATGATGGATTATCATCGATGCATTGGATGCCGCTTCTGCATCGCCGGATGCCCCTATGGAGCCCGATCCATGAATTATCGAGACCCCCGGCCTTTTATCAAGAAAATCAACCCCGCTTTTCCGACCCGGACCAAAGGAGTTGTGGAGAAGTGCAATTTCTGCGTAGAGAGATTGGCCGCAGGACTTCTCCCGGCCTGCGTGGTAGCCTGCAAAGAAAAGGCTCTGTTTTTCGGCGACCTGGGCAACCCGGATTCCGATGTGCGCAAGCTTCTCCGGGCTCATTTCACCATTCGCCGCAAGCCGGAACTGGGGACTCAGCCTCAGGTTTATTATATCGTGTGA